From Leptotrichia wadei, one genomic window encodes:
- the cobJ gene encoding precorrin-3B C(17)-methyltransferase has protein sequence MSKNGKIYVVGIGPGKKADMTFKAYEAMKNSDIIVGYKTYTDLVKKYFPSTEIKSSSMMKEVDRCIEVLELAKDGKNVALISSGDAGVYGMAGIMYEVIGENDDVEVEVIAGVTATNAAAAIVGAPIMHDYVTISLSNLLTDWELIKRRLELAAQGDFIVSLYNPKSRGRTTQIAEAQQIMLKYKSKDTPVAIVRNAGRENEEYEITTLENMLDFEINMLTIVLIGNSNTYVKNGKMITPRGYEKKYEY, from the coding sequence ATGAGTAAAAACGGAAAAATTTATGTAGTAGGAATTGGACCTGGGAAAAAGGCAGATATGACTTTTAAGGCTTATGAAGCAATGAAAAATAGTGATATTATTGTAGGATATAAAACCTATACTGATTTGGTTAAAAAATATTTTCCAAGTACTGAAATTAAAAGTTCCAGTATGATGAAGGAAGTTGACAGATGTATAGAAGTCTTAGAACTTGCAAAAGATGGGAAAAATGTAGCTTTGATTAGTAGCGGAGATGCTGGAGTTTATGGAATGGCTGGAATTATGTATGAAGTAATTGGTGAAAATGATGATGTAGAAGTTGAAGTAATCGCAGGAGTTACAGCGACAAATGCCGCAGCCGCAATTGTTGGAGCCCCAATTATGCATGATTATGTAACAATTAGCCTAAGTAATCTTTTAACAGACTGGGAATTGATAAAAAGACGTCTGGAATTGGCAGCGCAAGGTGATTTTATCGTAAGTTTATATAATCCAAAAAGTAGAGGGCGAACAACACAAATTGCAGAAGCACAGCAAATTATGCTAAAATATAAGTCAAAAGATACTCCAGTTGCGATTGTAAGAAATGCAGGACGTGAAAACGAAGAATATGAAATTACAACACTTGAAAACATGCTTGATTTTGAAATAAATATGCTTACAATTGTGTTAATTGGAAATTCAAATACTTATGTAAAAAATGGAAAAATGATTACACCTAGAGGGTATGAAAAAAAATATGAATATTAA
- a CDS encoding YitT family protein, with translation MNKKTVFKLIKEYFLIGLGTLFLAMGLQFFFFPNKIASGGVTGLALVINSLFGFPTGLFVAISNLILFALAFIVISGQFGFKSIYATVLLSFFLSFFEKFYPNYTITKDIFLATVFGSAICALGITIIYLYESSTGGTSIIARIINKYCHIGYGMSSFIVDAIVTLLAIFAFGVELGLVGLLSVYVTGFITDKFIEGFNSRKQIMIITSNKDIVLNYILRDFDRGCTILKGVGGYSGAEKDILLTIIERRQFIQLRKFLKAHDPTAFVTVTDTTKVFGEGFDQLH, from the coding sequence ATGAATAAAAAAACAGTTTTTAAATTAATTAAGGAGTATTTTTTAATCGGATTAGGAACTCTTTTTCTTGCAATGGGATTGCAGTTTTTCTTTTTCCCAAATAAAATAGCAAGTGGAGGAGTAACAGGGCTAGCCCTGGTTATAAACAGCTTATTCGGCTTTCCCACAGGGCTTTTTGTCGCTATTAGCAATTTAATTTTATTCGCTTTAGCTTTTATTGTAATTAGCGGACAATTTGGATTTAAGAGCATTTATGCAACTGTGCTTTTATCTTTTTTTCTTTCTTTTTTTGAAAAATTTTATCCCAATTACACTATTACTAAAGACATATTTCTAGCCACAGTTTTTGGAAGTGCAATTTGTGCCTTAGGAATAACAATTATTTATTTATATGAGTCTTCCACAGGTGGAACTTCAATAATTGCGAGAATTATTAACAAGTATTGCCACATTGGCTATGGAATGTCCAGTTTCATTGTTGATGCTATCGTTACTCTTTTGGCGATTTTTGCATTTGGTGTAGAATTGGGGCTTGTGGGACTGTTAAGTGTTTATGTGACAGGATTCATTACAGATAAATTTATAGAGGGATTTAATTCACGTAAACAGATTATGATTATTACTTCCAATAAGGATATTGTGTTAAATTATATTTTAAGGGACTTTGATAGGGGATGTACGATTTTAAAGGGAGTTGGAGGATATTCTGGAGCTGAAAAGGATATTTTGCTTACAATTATTGAGAGAAGACAGTTTATACAGCTAAGAAAATTTTTAAAAGCACACGATCCTACTGCTTTTGTTACAGTTACAGATACTACAAAAGTCTTTGGTGAAGGATTTGATCAGCTGCATTAG
- the sppA gene encoding signal peptide peptidase SppA: MKFWDFFKKFLIFTGKEIYSFFLKLSLSILIIFIIGMSIIAIVSSKNKNENAKKSYEYILFNVSDVTEDKVIGSDFLSDRENLSYMDVLNSLDDIKKNNQVKGVIIALDTVNLSSAKVEELSKKFEELKANNKKIYAFGAYITNANYKLASIANEVVMIPSASASLDLTGYHYSDMYYKGLFDKLGVNMEVVRIGNYKSYGENYTGNEMTPELRSELTRILENRYGKFIEDISKNRKIDKNTLNDDIVNGNDTNLTPFAARDKNLVDKLEQFSDFTKRLNIREDNVADITDYYEKRVKDEKIGNPRNGTIAVIYAEGSIMYDPDGATEGVITPDNILEKVEKAMKTKNLRGIVLRVNSGGGSALASEVIYQELTKLNIPIYVSMSDTAASGGYYISMAGNKVFANSATITGSIGVVSMIPKFYNAQEKFGVHSNSISKGKYSDINDSFAPLSQESRDKITQSMQETYSEFKSRVSKSRKIDENTLENYAQGKIWLGDEAKNIKLVDGIASLDEVIKIMARDLGLRNNYAVENIYLEEDLSKKLKALTKMIAEKFSLSAQLQKNIPQAKNVFNEYDFAVQNQNKPLYYLTYKLNLY, translated from the coding sequence ATGAAATTTTGGGATTTTTTCAAAAAGTTTTTAATATTTACAGGAAAAGAAATATATTCATTTTTTTTAAAACTTTCATTGTCAATACTAATAATTTTTATTATTGGAATGTCAATAATTGCTATTGTCAGTTCAAAAAATAAAAATGAAAATGCGAAAAAAAGCTATGAATATATACTTTTCAATGTTTCTGATGTTACTGAGGATAAAGTTATAGGCTCAGATTTTCTTTCAGATAGAGAAAATTTATCCTATATGGATGTTTTAAATAGTTTGGATGATATAAAGAAAAATAATCAGGTAAAAGGAGTTATCATTGCTTTAGATACAGTAAATCTGTCATCTGCAAAAGTGGAGGAATTATCAAAGAAATTTGAAGAATTGAAGGCAAATAATAAAAAAATATATGCTTTTGGAGCTTATATTACAAATGCCAATTATAAATTAGCTTCCATTGCAAATGAAGTTGTAATGATTCCATCTGCTTCAGCAAGTTTGGATTTGACAGGTTATCATTATTCAGATATGTATTATAAAGGTCTTTTTGATAAGCTAGGAGTAAATATGGAAGTTGTCCGTATTGGAAATTACAAGTCTTATGGGGAAAATTATACTGGAAATGAGATGACTCCTGAATTACGTTCTGAACTTACAAGAATCTTGGAAAATAGATATGGCAAATTTATTGAAGATATTTCTAAAAATCGTAAAATTGACAAGAATACGCTAAATGATGATATTGTGAATGGAAATGATACTAATTTGACACCATTTGCCGCACGTGATAAAAATTTAGTTGACAAGCTGGAACAATTTTCTGATTTTACAAAACGTTTGAATATTCGTGAAGACAATGTTGCAGATATTACTGACTATTATGAAAAAAGGGTAAAGGATGAAAAAATCGGAAATCCCAGAAATGGTACTATTGCTGTAATTTATGCCGAAGGTTCGATTATGTATGATCCAGATGGAGCTACAGAAGGTGTCATAACTCCAGACAATATTTTAGAAAAAGTTGAAAAGGCAATGAAAACTAAAAATTTAAGAGGTATCGTGCTTCGTGTAAATTCAGGCGGAGGTTCAGCTCTAGCTTCTGAAGTAATCTATCAGGAATTGACAAAGTTAAATATTCCAATTTATGTTTCAATGTCAGATACTGCAGCTTCTGGAGGTTATTACATCTCAATGGCAGGAAATAAGGTATTTGCCAACAGTGCCACAATTACAGGCTCAATCGGCGTAGTTTCAATGATTCCAAAATTCTACAATGCACAAGAAAAATTTGGAGTTCATTCAAATTCAATATCAAAGGGTAAATATTCAGACATTAATGATAGTTTTGCACCATTATCTCAAGAATCTCGTGATAAAATCACCCAATCAATGCAGGAAACATACAGCGAATTTAAGTCACGTGTTTCTAAAAGCCGTAAAATTGATGAAAATACTCTTGAGAATTATGCACAAGGTAAAATATGGCTTGGTGATGAGGCTAAAAATATAAAATTGGTTGACGGAATTGCAAGTCTTGATGAAGTTATAAAAATAATGGCAAGAGATTTGGGATTACGTAATAATTATGCTGTGGAAAATATTTATTTGGAAGAAGATCTTTCTAAAAAGTTAAAAGCTCTTACAAAAATGATTGCTGAAAAATTCAGTTTATCTGCACAACTTCAAAAAAATATTCCGCAAGCAAAAAATGTATTCAACGAATATGATTTTGCAGTGCAGAATCAAAACAAACCATTATATTATTTGACATATAAATTGAATCTATATTAA
- the fabG gene encoding 3-oxoacyl-ACP reductase FabG, whose protein sequence is MLNGKIALITGGSRGIGKEIALKFAENGATVISGDLIDPDYSHENVSHIKLNVTDRENIKEAAKEIKEKYGRLDILVNNAGITRDALLQRMKEANWDLVIDINLKGVYNVMQGFVSLLLKSKASSVINMASVVGIDGNAGQTNYAATKGGVIAMAKTWAKEFGRKNLRANAIAPGFIETNMTHVLPEKIVENVLANTPLRKMGDAEDVANAALYLASDMSKFVTGQVLRVDGGLNL, encoded by the coding sequence GTGTTAAATGGTAAAATTGCATTAATTACAGGTGGTTCAAGAGGAATTGGGAAGGAAATTGCATTAAAATTTGCAGAAAATGGAGCTACAGTTATTTCTGGGGATTTAATTGATCCTGATTACAGCCATGAAAATGTTTCACATATAAAATTAAATGTTACAGATAGAGAAAATATCAAGGAAGCTGCAAAGGAAATCAAGGAAAAATATGGAAGACTAGATATTCTTGTAAATAATGCAGGAATTACAAGAGATGCATTGCTTCAAAGAATGAAGGAAGCTAACTGGGATTTGGTAATTGACATTAACTTAAAAGGTGTTTATAACGTAATGCAAGGATTTGTTTCACTACTATTAAAAAGTAAAGCCTCAAGCGTAATTAATATGGCTTCTGTTGTCGGAATTGATGGAAATGCAGGGCAAACTAACTATGCCGCTACTAAAGGTGGAGTAATTGCTATGGCAAAAACTTGGGCAAAGGAATTTGGTAGAAAAAATCTTAGAGCAAATGCAATTGCGCCAGGTTTCATCGAAACAAATATGACTCACGTATTACCTGAAAAAATTGTAGAAAATGTACTTGCAAACACTCCACTTAGAAAAATGGGTGACGCTGAAGATGTAGCAAATGCGGCATTATATCTAGCAAGTGACATGTCTAAATTCGTTACAGGACAAGTATTAAGAGTTGACGGAGGATTGAACTTATAA
- the ahpC gene encoding alkyl hydroperoxide reductase subunit C, whose amino-acid sequence MSLIGKKIENFTAQAYQNEEFREVSFEKDFLGKWNVVVFYPADFTFVCPTELEDLEDHREELEKIGFNVYSVSTDTHFTHKAWHDHSEAIGKVKFTMIGDPTKAISREFEVLNEESGLAYRGTFIINPEGKIVAYEVNDEGIGRDASELVRRAKAAKFVADNPGLVCPAKWKEGEATLKPGLDLVGKI is encoded by the coding sequence ATGTCACTAATAGGAAAAAAAATTGAAAACTTTACAGCACAAGCTTACCAAAATGAAGAATTTAGAGAAGTAAGTTTTGAAAAGGACTTTTTAGGAAAATGGAATGTTGTGGTTTTTTACCCGGCTGATTTCACTTTCGTATGTCCTACAGAATTGGAAGATTTGGAAGATCATAGAGAAGAATTGGAAAAAATAGGATTTAATGTTTATTCAGTAAGTACTGATACTCATTTTACACACAAGGCTTGGCATGATCATTCTGAAGCAATCGGAAAAGTTAAATTTACAATGATTGGAGATCCAACAAAAGCTATTTCAAGAGAATTTGAAGTATTAAATGAAGAAAGCGGACTTGCCTACAGAGGAACATTTATCATAAATCCAGAAGGGAAAATCGTTGCTTATGAAGTAAATGATGAAGGAATTGGAAGAGATGCCTCAGAACTTGTAAGAAGAGCAAAAGCTGCAAAATTCGTAGCTGATAATCCAGGATTAGTTTGTCCAGCAAAATGGAAAGAAGGAGAAGCTACTTTAAAACCAGGATTAGATCTAGTAGGTAAAATCTAA
- a CDS encoding ACT domain-containing protein — protein sequence MNDRIVITVIGADKTGIVANVSTKLSELSLNIIDITQKVFEDDIFAMIMLVEVPKNTDIKKLQEEFKVFEDKIGVRVFLQHENIFKTMHRI from the coding sequence ATGAACGACAGAATTGTTATTACAGTTATTGGAGCGGATAAAACAGGAATTGTTGCAAATGTTTCAACAAAATTAAGTGAATTGAGTTTAAATATTATTGATATTACGCAAAAGGTTTTTGAAGATGATATTTTTGCGATGATTATGCTTGTAGAAGTGCCTAAAAATACAGATATTAAAAAACTTCAAGAAGAATTTAAAGTTTTTGAAGATAAAATAGGCGTAAGAGTTTTCCTGCAACATGAAAATATTTTTAAAACTATGCACAGAATATAG
- a CDS encoding thioredoxin family protein: MALLDSNIVEQLKGYFDKISTNIELAAFLDDSEKSKELDSFLQEVDAISEKVNYVKKSFENDKADLDKANITRPISFTLLKDGENTGINFSGIPGGHEFNSFILAILGLAGLGKKLEGDQLSKVESVNKPLNVETFVSLSCTHCPDVVQALNLISTYNKNITVTMVDSAVFFEEAKEKDIQAVPVVFINGEQKSVGAKTIEELINLIVNA; this comes from the coding sequence ATGGCTTTATTAGATAGTAATATTGTAGAGCAGTTAAAAGGTTATTTTGATAAAATCAGCACAAATATTGAATTAGCTGCATTTTTAGATGATAGTGAAAAATCAAAGGAATTAGATAGTTTTTTGCAGGAAGTTGATGCAATTTCTGAAAAAGTAAACTATGTGAAAAAATCGTTTGAAAATGATAAGGCTGATTTGGATAAAGCGAATATCACTCGTCCAATATCTTTTACACTTTTAAAGGATGGAGAAAATACTGGAATTAATTTTTCAGGAATTCCTGGCGGACACGAGTTTAACAGCTTTATTCTGGCAATTTTAGGATTGGCTGGACTTGGGAAAAAGTTAGAAGGAGATCAGCTTTCAAAAGTTGAATCTGTTAATAAGCCTTTAAATGTTGAGACGTTTGTTTCATTATCTTGTACACATTGTCCAGATGTAGTTCAAGCTTTAAATCTTATTTCAACATACAATAAGAATATTACAGTAACAATGGTTGACAGTGCAGTATTCTTTGAAGAAGCGAAGGAAAAGGATATTCAGGCAGTACCAGTTGTATTTATAAATGGAGAGCAAAAATCAGTTGGTGCTAAAACTATTGAAGAGCTGATAAATCTTATTGTTAATGCCTAA
- a CDS encoding RNase H1/viroplasmin domain-containing protein — protein MSKNQKFYAYFIINTNENGILENWAECQKKVSGKKARYKSFKSLLEAQEWLNSGANYEKKEKKDLTKLYSELEREAIYFDAGTGRGNGVEVRLTDFDGNSLLYKIMNEKNINEFGNYYVADTRTNNFGELVGIYTAFVYAKKYGTKIICGDSSLVIEYWTKGRYNSSILESDTVELIKKTALMRNEFEKRGGTVKKISGDVNPADLGFHK, from the coding sequence ATGTCAAAAAATCAAAAATTTTATGCCTATTTCATTATAAATACAAATGAAAATGGAATACTTGAAAATTGGGCGGAATGTCAAAAAAAAGTAAGCGGAAAAAAAGCCCGTTATAAATCGTTTAAAAGCCTTTTAGAAGCACAAGAATGGTTAAATTCTGGAGCAAATTATGAAAAAAAAGAAAAAAAGGATTTAACAAAACTGTACTCTGAACTGGAACGGGAGGCAATTTACTTTGATGCGGGAACAGGACGAGGCAATGGCGTAGAAGTCAGATTAACTGATTTTGATGGCAATTCGCTGCTTTATAAAATTATGAATGAAAAAAATATCAATGAATTTGGAAATTATTATGTTGCCGACACCAGAACAAACAATTTTGGTGAATTAGTTGGTATTTATACAGCTTTTGTCTATGCAAAAAAATATGGTACAAAAATAATTTGTGGGGATAGTTCGCTGGTTATCGAATACTGGACTAAAGGGCGATATAACAGTTCCATCCTCGAAAGTGATACAGTTGAACTTATAAAAAAAACTGCTCTGATGAGAAATGAGTTTGAGAAAAGAGGAGGAACTGTAAAAAAAATCTCTGGAGATGTCAATCCAGCTGATTTAGGTTTCCATAAATAA
- the adhE gene encoding bifunctional acetaldehyde-CoA/alcohol dehydrogenase produces MAIVKDLESLKDLIQRVRKAQEEFATFDQERVDKIFRKVAQKMNDERITLANLAVAETGMGIVEDKVIKNHFASEYIYNKYKDEKTCGVLEDDRSYGVKKIATPIGIIAGIVPTTNPTSTAMFKTLISLKTRNAIIFSPHPRAKQATIETARIALETAVKYGAPKDIIGWIDEPSVELSRELMANADLILATGGPGMVKAAYSSGTPAIGVGAGNTPVVIDKSADIKMTANYILMSKTFDNGVICATEQSVIIDKEIYDKVKNEFLNRGAYILNEEELDKVREVLFKNGSLNADIVGKSAYIIASMAGFEIPKSSKVLIGEVTSTGMEEPFAHEKLSPVLAMYKSEDFEDGLRKADELVKLGGLGHTSSLYINLAEKEKIDKFGRLMKTGRTLINMPASLGAIGDVFNFKLEPSLTLGCGSWGGNSVSENVGVKHLLNVKTIAERRENMLWFRVPEKVYFKYGSLPTALEELKGKHKKAFIVTDKVLAELGYAEHITKVLDSLNIDYRIFSEVKEDPTLSSAQSGAKAMLEYNPDVIIALGGGSAMDAAKIMWVLYEHPTLRFRDLAMRFMDIRKRIVEFPEMGKKAKFIAVATSAGTGSEVTPFSVITDDETGIKYPLADYALTPNVAINDPELMLTMPKGLTVASGIDVFTHALESYVSVMATEYTKPYSKEAARLVFKYLPESVELGAKAIKAKEKMANASCLAGMAFANAFLGINHSLAHKLGGKFHIPHGIANAIILEEVIRYNAAEAPTKMGLFPQYRYPDAMQRYAEMGEHLGFGGNTKEEKLENLIKGINELNKKIGIPATIKEWGIPEKDFLEAVDEMSLEAFDDQCTSANPRYPLIEELREIYLKSYYGKEWENEKERVAKILNF; encoded by the coding sequence ATGGCAATAGTTAAGGATTTAGAGAGTTTGAAGGATCTTATTCAAAGGGTTAGAAAGGCTCAGGAGGAATTTGCGACATTTGATCAGGAAAGAGTCGATAAGATTTTTAGAAAAGTAGCTCAAAAAATGAATGATGAAAGAATTACACTGGCAAATTTGGCAGTGGCAGAAACTGGAATGGGAATTGTGGAAGATAAAGTTATAAAAAATCACTTTGCTTCTGAATATATTTACAATAAATACAAAGATGAAAAAACTTGTGGAGTTTTAGAAGATGACAGATCTTATGGAGTTAAAAAAATTGCAACTCCAATAGGAATCATTGCAGGAATTGTGCCTACGACAAACCCAACTTCTACAGCAATGTTTAAAACATTAATTTCATTGAAAACAAGAAATGCAATAATATTTTCACCGCACCCAAGAGCAAAGCAGGCAACAATTGAAACAGCTAGAATTGCCTTGGAAACAGCAGTAAAATATGGAGCGCCAAAAGATATCATCGGATGGATTGATGAACCAAGCGTAGAATTGTCAAGAGAACTTATGGCAAATGCCGACTTGATACTTGCAACAGGTGGGCCTGGAATGGTTAAGGCCGCTTATTCATCTGGAACTCCTGCGATTGGAGTTGGAGCTGGAAATACGCCAGTTGTAATAGACAAATCAGCAGATATAAAAATGACGGCAAACTATATTTTAATGTCTAAAACATTTGATAATGGAGTAATTTGTGCAACAGAACAATCTGTAATTATAGACAAGGAAATTTATGACAAAGTTAAAAATGAGTTTTTAAATAGAGGAGCTTATATCTTAAATGAAGAGGAATTGGATAAAGTGAGGGAAGTATTATTTAAAAATGGAAGCCTGAATGCGGATATAGTTGGTAAAAGCGCCTATATTATCGCAAGTATGGCAGGATTTGAAATTCCAAAAAGTTCAAAAGTGCTAATTGGAGAAGTAACTTCAACTGGAATGGAAGAACCTTTTGCGCACGAAAAATTATCTCCAGTGCTTGCAATGTATAAGTCTGAAGATTTTGAAGATGGGCTTAGAAAAGCTGATGAATTGGTAAAACTTGGAGGATTGGGACATACTTCTTCATTGTATATCAATTTAGCAGAAAAAGAAAAAATAGATAAATTTGGAAGATTGATGAAAACAGGGCGTACATTAATTAATATGCCAGCTTCACTTGGAGCAATCGGAGATGTATTTAACTTTAAATTAGAGCCGTCATTAACACTTGGATGTGGTTCGTGGGGAGGAAATTCCGTGTCAGAAAACGTAGGAGTAAAACATTTGTTAAATGTAAAGACAATCGCAGAAAGAAGAGAAAATATGTTATGGTTCAGAGTTCCTGAAAAAGTTTATTTCAAATATGGTTCATTGCCAACTGCTTTGGAAGAATTAAAAGGAAAACATAAAAAAGCATTTATTGTAACAGATAAAGTATTAGCAGAATTAGGTTATGCAGAACATATTACAAAAGTATTAGACAGCTTGAATATTGATTACAGAATATTCTCTGAAGTAAAGGAAGATCCAACATTAAGTTCGGCTCAATCTGGTGCAAAGGCTATGCTTGAATATAATCCAGATGTTATTATAGCCCTTGGTGGAGGTTCTGCAATGGATGCAGCTAAAATTATGTGGGTACTATATGAACATCCAACATTAAGATTTAGAGATCTTGCAATGAGATTTATGGACATTAGAAAGAGAATCGTTGAATTCCCTGAAATGGGTAAAAAAGCTAAATTTATCGCAGTTGCAACTTCAGCAGGAACTGGTTCAGAAGTAACTCCATTTTCTGTAATTACAGATGATGAAACAGGAATTAAATATCCGCTTGCAGATTATGCATTGACACCAAATGTAGCAATTAACGATCCCGAACTTATGCTTACAATGCCAAAAGGACTTACAGTAGCTTCTGGAATTGACGTATTTACGCATGCGCTTGAATCTTATGTTTCAGTTATGGCGACAGAATATACAAAACCATATTCAAAAGAAGCAGCCAGACTTGTATTCAAATACTTGCCAGAATCAGTAGAATTAGGAGCAAAGGCAATCAAAGCAAAGGAAAAAATGGCAAATGCATCTTGTCTTGCTGGAATGGCTTTCGCAAATGCATTTTTAGGAATAAATCACTCACTTGCACATAAACTTGGAGGAAAATTCCATATTCCGCACGGTATAGCAAATGCAATAATTCTTGAAGAAGTTATCCGTTATAATGCAGCTGAAGCTCCGACAAAAATGGGATTATTCCCGCAATACAGATATCCTGATGCAATGCAAAGATATGCTGAAATGGGAGAACATTTAGGATTTGGCGGAAATACTAAAGAAGAAAAGTTAGAAAATTTAATTAAAGGAATTAACGAATTAAATAAAAAAATTGGTATTCCTGCCACTATTAAAGAATGGGGAATTCCAGAAAAGGATTTCTTGGAAGCAGTAGATGAAATGTCGCTGGAAGCCTTTGATGACCAATGTACATCAGCTAACCCAAGATACCCGTTGATAGAAGAATTAAGAGAAATTTACTTAAAATCTTACTATGGAAAAGAATGGGAAAATGAAAAGGAAAGAGTAGCAAAGATTTTAAATTTTTAG
- a CDS encoding PFL family protein — translation MNLLPDEILETIDMVEMQHLDVRTVTMGISLLDCINASAEKTAENIYNKIIKNGKDLVKIANEVASKYNMPIINKRVSVTPISIIGNATDAQDYTIFAKALDKAAKEIGIDFIGGFSALVDKGFTKGDINLINSIPKALSETDRVCSSVNVGSTKSGINLDAVKMMGKTVKDLAELSKDNDGLAAAKFVVFTNAVPDNPFMAGAFHGVENPDVVLNVGISGPGVVRHTLANISKTAKIDEITEAIKKVSFKITRMGELIGKEVAERLGVEFGIIDLSLAPTPAVGDSVGNVLEEFGLESVGAYGTTLALAILNDAVKKGGAMAATRVGGLTGAFIPVSEDQGMIEATSKGYLTLEKLEAMTCVCSVGLDMIAIPGDTSEAVISGIIADEMAIGMVNTKTTAVRVIPVPGKKAGDRVVFGGLLGEADIININNLDCSVLINRGGKVAPPIQALKN, via the coding sequence ATGAATTTATTACCTGATGAGATACTGGAAACGATAGATATGGTTGAAATGCAGCATCTTGATGTAAGAACTGTAACAATGGGAATAAGCCTGCTTGACTGCATTAACGCAAGTGCAGAAAAAACAGCAGAGAATATCTATAACAAAATTATAAAAAATGGAAAAGACTTGGTAAAAATCGCCAATGAAGTGGCAAGCAAATACAATATGCCAATCATAAACAAAAGAGTTTCAGTTACTCCAATTTCAATAATTGGAAATGCAACAGATGCACAAGATTACACAATTTTTGCAAAAGCTCTTGATAAAGCGGCAAAGGAAATTGGAATTGACTTTATTGGAGGGTTTTCAGCTCTTGTTGACAAAGGCTTTACAAAAGGCGATATTAATCTTATAAACAGCATTCCAAAAGCTCTTTCAGAAACTGACAGAGTCTGCTCATCTGTAAACGTAGGTTCTACAAAATCTGGAATTAATTTGGATGCAGTAAAAATGATGGGAAAAACTGTAAAGGACTTGGCTGAACTTTCAAAGGATAATGATGGATTAGCGGCAGCAAAATTTGTTGTATTTACAAATGCAGTTCCTGATAATCCATTTATGGCAGGGGCATTTCACGGAGTGGAAAATCCAGATGTTGTGCTAAATGTTGGGATCAGCGGACCTGGAGTTGTAAGACATACACTTGCAAATATTTCAAAAACAGCAAAAATTGATGAAATAACAGAAGCAATCAAAAAAGTAAGTTTCAAAATCACAAGAATGGGAGAACTAATCGGAAAGGAAGTTGCCGAAAGACTTGGAGTTGAATTTGGAATAATCGATTTATCACTTGCACCGACTCCAGCTGTGGGAGATAGTGTTGGAAATGTTCTGGAAGAATTTGGATTAGAATCAGTTGGAGCTTATGGAACAACACTTGCACTTGCAATATTAAATGATGCTGTGAAAAAAGGCGGAGCAATGGCTGCAACTCGTGTTGGAGGTTTAACAGGAGCATTTATCCCAGTAAGTGAAGATCAGGGAATGATAGAAGCTACAAGTAAAGGTTATTTAACACTTGAAAAATTAGAAGCAATGACTTGTGTATGCTCTGTTGGACTTGATATGATCGCTATTCCAGGAGATACTTCAGAAGCTGTAATTTCTGGAATAATAGCTGATGAAATGGCAATTGGAATGGTAAATACAAAAACTACCGCAGTCAGAGTAATCCCAGTTCCAGGTAAAAAAGCTGGAGATAGAGTGGTATTTGGCGGACTTCTTGGAGAAGCTGATATAATAAATATAAATAATTTAGATTGTTCAGTATTAATAAACCGTGGTGGAAAAGTAGCACCTCCAATTCAGGCTTTAAAAAATTAA